In Rutidosis leptorrhynchoides isolate AG116_Rl617_1_P2 unplaced genomic scaffold, CSIRO_AGI_Rlap_v1 contig326, whole genome shotgun sequence, the following proteins share a genomic window:
- the LOC139882929 gene encoding thiosulfate/3-mercaptopyruvate sulfurtransferase 2-like produces MASAVIARTLLGQRLVRSSSSSVSHSRKSPIFTSLFFNRAYLVQASSTSTAYKYRRGPLIIASSTMGTRSNFSTQALSTNEPVVSVDWLHANLKEPDVKVLDASWYMPNEKRNPFKEYQVAHIPGSLFFDLDKIADQKTNLPHMLPSEEAFAAAASALGVENKDGVVVYDGKGLFSAARVWWMFRAFGHDRVWVLDGGLPKWRATGFDIEPASDDSISKASAATEAVDKVYRGQAVGPITFQTKFQPHLVWTLEQVRKNIDEKSHQHIDARSMQRFEGSVEEPREGVRSGHVPGSKCIPFPQVLDSSQALLPADELKKIFDDEGITLDKPVVTSCGTGVTACILALGLHRLGKSDVAVYDGSWTEWGAHPDTPVHT; encoded by the exons ATGGCTTCAGCTGTTATAGCCAGAACGCTATTAGGTCAACGCTTAGTtcgctcatcatcatcatctgtttcTCACTCGCGCAAATCCCCAATATTCACTTCACTGTTCTTCAAT AGAGCATATCTGGTACAGGCTAGCTCTACTTCCACGGCCTATAAGTATCGACGAGGTCCTTTAATTATTGCTTCCTCAACAATGGGGACGAGGTCTAATTTCTCAACACAAGCTTTGTCTACCAATGAACCTGTTGTTTCTGTTGACTGGCTTCATGCAAATCTTAAGGAGCCTGACGTGAAG GTGTTGGATGCTTCCTGGTACATGCCCAATGAGAAGAGAAATCCATTTAAGGAGTATCAG GTTGCTCATATTCCTGGTTCACTTTTCTTTGATCTTGACAAGATAGCAGATCAAAAAACAAAT TTACCTCATATGCTGCCGTCAGAGGAAGCTTTTGCAGCCGCAGCGTCTGCACTTGGCGTAGAAAACAAGGATGGAGTTGTTGTGTACGATGGGAAAGGGCTTTTTAGTGCCGCTCGTGTCTGGTG GATGTTTCGAGCCTTTGGACATGACAGAGTGTGGGTATTAGATGGAGGTCTGCCAAAATGGCGTGCCACTGGCTTTGATATTGAGCCTGCTTCTGATGATTCCATTTCAAAAGCCAGTGCTGCTACTGAGGCAGTAGACAAAGTATATCGAGGCCAGGCT GTTGGGCCAATCACATTCCAGACTAAATTTCAGCCTCATCTTGTCTGGACCCTTGAGCAG GTTAGAAAGAACATTGATGAAAAATCTCACCAACACATAGATGCTCGTTCAATGCAGAG GTTTGAGGGCAGTGTAGAAGAACCTAGAGAGGGAGTTAGAAGTGGCCATGTACCTGGCAGCAAGTGCATTCCTTTTCCCCAG GTGTTGGATTCTTCACAGGCCCTTTTACCAGCTGATGAGCTAAAGAAGATATTTGATGATGAAG GCATCACATTGGATAAACCAGTTGTAACATCATGCGGAACGGGCGTCACAGCTTGCATTCTGGCATTG